Part of the Candidatus Endomicrobium procryptotermitis genome is shown below.
CTTTGCTTTACGGAACGACACAGGAATTTTTAAAACATTTCGGGCTTGCACATCTAAGTGAGCTTCCTTTAATTGAGGACATTCCAAAAGAAAATCAGCAGACCGATGTCGCCGCAGAAACGGAACTTCCTTTCGAGCAAAATAAAAATGACGTCGAATATAAATCTGCAGAAAATATTGACGGCAAAATCAAAATCCCTCAAGATGAAGTTTAGAGTAAATGAGCAGAAAAGCTTCTGAAAATAGTAATGTCGGCGCTGAAACGCAGCTTTCACAAAAGAATTTTGAAAATGTCGACAAAAAAGAAAATACTTATGATGAAAGCATAAAAAATGATTGAAATTCTAGTTCTTGTCGTATTTGATTTAATAATATATAATATGTAAAGATTATTTTATCTATTTTTTTATAAAAGGTGAAAGAATAAATGAGCGGAAATAAATCGCAGCAAAGTTTGGATTTAGGTTTGTTTATTAATGATCAATACGTGACAGTGAAAACAATCGGACAGGGTGGGATGGGAGTTGTGTGGCAGGCTTATGATTTCAGCCTTAGAAATTTTATCGCCATAAAAGAACTTCTGAGCGAATTTTCTGAACCTAAATTTGTTGACATGTTTTATAAAGAAGCTCTGATAGCAAAAAATATTATACATGATAATATTGTCAGAGTGCAGCATTTCTGGAAAGGCAGCAACGGCTCTTTTTACATTTCGATGGATTTTGTAAGAGGTGTTGATCTTGAAGATTTGATAAAAAGATGCAATGAATTAAAAATAAAAATACCGTGGGAACTTTCCGTGCTTATATGTATAAGCATGCTTAAGGCGATAGATTATGCCAACCGTATAGCCAGAGATTCCATAACTGGAAAACCTTACGGAATAGTTTACAGAGACATATCTCCTGGCAATGTTTTAATTTCATTTGACGGCAATGTCAAGTTAAGCGATTTCGGCATTGCAAAAACCGCCGATGAGATAAATGAAGGTATGAAACAGAACGTCGTTACTGGAAAATACCCCTACATGTCTCCGGAACAAATAAAGGGAATTTCAGATATTGATCACCGCGCCGATGTATTTTCAATAGGTGTGGTTTTTTATGAAATGCTTACTGGAAAACGTTTATATTCCGGAGAGAATTCCGAGATCAAGCATCAAGTATTAAATCAGAAATTTGACACGGGGTTTCTCAGCGGCATTCAGCTTCCTTATGAGATAGGCGAAATTCTGTCAAAAAGTCTCGAAAAAGACAGGGAGATGAGATACGAAAGAGCCATTGAAATGTACCGTGATTTAAGAAGAATTTTGAAAGGTGTCGAAACCGAAGAACTTGCCATTGATTTAGCATCGTTTATTTCAAGAGTTATGGAAAAAGAGCTAAAAGCTTCCGATGAAATCATAAATGTCGTAAAAACTTTGGATAGACAGGAAATAAAAAATAATATGGCTATTCCAAGGGTGCTTTGTAACGATTTTATAGTCGGTGAAAATACAAAACCTGCCGATACTGTTGTTTCTCTTGAAGCGTCGCCAGTTCAGGATTCAGCTCAGGATGATACTGAGCCTGATGCAGCTCCATCGGTTTCCGTTTCTCCAAAAATAGAAAAACCATTAGCGGCTCAAACAACCCGGCAGCCTCAGCCGCCGGCACCTTCTTCTCAGACGTATCCACAACAATTGCAGGCCGAAGCCAAAGGAAAAACTGTGTTTGAAGAAGTTGGAGATTGGCTTGTAACAAAATTTAAAGAACTTAAAAATAAGATAATAAAAATAATTGCTGCTTTAATTTTGGCAGTTTTATTGTTTTTCGGTTTGGATATTTTTATACAAATTACGCCTTTCGGAAAGGGCGTATACTCATGGCTTTATCCGCCTGATGTCGTAATAACTACTGTTCCTGCCGGAGCTACCGTGAGTATGAAAACAAAAGAAGGGGAAGTAATATTGCAGAATGCCAATTCATCTGCGCCCATACCTTTGAGAAAAGTACAGCCGCAAACATATATTGTTACCGCATTAAAAGAAGGGTTCAGACCGGTACAGAAAGTCGTAAGGATCGAAGACAGAATGAGCAAATCAAACAGAGACAGAAGTGAGAAGATAGAAATAATGTTTGACTTCCTGCTGGATGTTGACTCGGAACCACATGGAGCTGATGTCTATATTGATGGCAATAAATTTGGCGTGACGCCGTGTAAAATACAGCTTATGGCAGGCGAACATACCGTAAGACTTGCTTTAGCTGGATTTGAAGATTTGGGTTCAAAAGCAAAAGAATCCAAAGAAGGACAATGCAATATAGATTTTTCAAAATCTAACAGTGATGAGATGTTCAACGGGGTAGACAAGAAATTTTGGAAAACGGAACTAAAAAATATTAGCGGTGAAAACGTTTTTAGTATAAAAGGACATATGTATAAAAAATTTACTTTTACGTCCGTTCCTCAAAAAATGATAATTCATATTGAAGGCGAAGGTCAGCCAAGAGGCAATACGCCTATAACGGTGAATATGAAAGCGGGTAGCTATAAAGTCAGAATGCTTGATCCTGAAGGAAGATACGGCGAAGCGACAAAAAATATAACCGTTTCCGCAAATTCCGAATCAGAACTGTATGTTCATATGAATAAACTTATTTCTTTCAGGGTGCGGTCAAAAGACAATCCGTCAGAATCTTTCATATCAAAATTGACAATACAGGGAAAAGAGTTCAGTACTACTAAAAATGTGGGTACCGGCAAACCTATAGTTGTGCCATTGCCTACTAGCGGGAAATATAATTTTACATTTACAGCGGATGAATTTAAGCCGTATTTTGTAAGAGATGTTGATGTTGCTAACATAAGCAGCGTGACGGGAAATATGGAATATGCTCAGGTTGCATTAGATTTCAATATAGTTACAATGGAAGGCGATAAAGAAATTCCTTTAGAAAATGCATATATCTGGCTTGAGAATACACTTGCAGGGAAAACGGATTCAAAAGGTTTTTGGACAAAAAAAGTTAACCCAGGAAAAATAGCGGGGAAAATAATCGTAAAAGATTATGAAGAGCAGCCTTTTGAAAAACATGCGGCTCCCGCAAAAGGTGCAATGGTTAAAGTTGTTATGATCCCGATGGAACCGCTGGTGCCGGAGACTTTTATTCTTCCGATTAACGATGAGCCTGCTGCGTTGCCTCAATCACTTATGCTTCCGGATAAACCTATAACGAGACAACAACCGCCGCCGCCATCTACTTCTCCTATTAGAAAGGATGACGTTCAGGTAATAGTTTGTCCTCATTGCGGATATATTAACACGGTTCCTGCGGGGAGAAGGTTAAGATTTTGTGTGAACTGTGCAAAACCTTTAAAATGAATGAAAGAGGTATTATGAAAACTTTGTTTAGAGCATTGATTTTTTTATTTTTCATTATCATTTTGTTTAGTGTAAAAACTTTTGCAGATGTACCAAAGACCATTGCTTTTCAAGGAAGACTTACCGATAACACAGGATTTCCTGTAACCGCAAGCAATAAAACTTTTACTTTCGATTTTTATGATGCTCTAACCGGAG
Proteins encoded:
- a CDS encoding PEGA domain-containing protein, with product MSGNKSQQSLDLGLFINDQYVTVKTIGQGGMGVVWQAYDFSLRNFIAIKELLSEFSEPKFVDMFYKEALIAKNIIHDNIVRVQHFWKGSNGSFYISMDFVRGVDLEDLIKRCNELKIKIPWELSVLICISMLKAIDYANRIARDSITGKPYGIVYRDISPGNVLISFDGNVKLSDFGIAKTADEINEGMKQNVVTGKYPYMSPEQIKGISDIDHRADVFSIGVVFYEMLTGKRLYSGENSEIKHQVLNQKFDTGFLSGIQLPYEIGEILSKSLEKDREMRYERAIEMYRDLRRILKGVETEELAIDLASFISRVMEKELKASDEIINVVKTLDRQEIKNNMAIPRVLCNDFIVGENTKPADTVVSLEASPVQDSAQDDTEPDAAPSVSVSPKIEKPLAAQTTRQPQPPAPSSQTYPQQLQAEAKGKTVFEEVGDWLVTKFKELKNKIIKIIAALILAVLLFFGLDIFIQITPFGKGVYSWLYPPDVVITTVPAGATVSMKTKEGEVILQNANSSAPIPLRKVQPQTYIVTALKEGFRPVQKVVRIEDRMSKSNRDRSEKIEIMFDFLLDVDSEPHGADVYIDGNKFGVTPCKIQLMAGEHTVRLALAGFEDLGSKAKESKEGQCNIDFSKSNSDEMFNGVDKKFWKTELKNISGENVFSIKGHMYKKFTFTSVPQKMIIHIEGEGQPRGNTPITVNMKAGSYKVRMLDPEGRYGEATKNITVSANSESELYVHMNKLISFRVRSKDNPSESFISKLTIQGKEFSTTKNVGTGKPIVVPLPTSGKYNFTFTADEFKPYFVRDVDVANISSVTGNMEYAQVALDFNIVTMEGDKEIPLENAYIWLENTLAGKTDSKGFWTKKVNPGKIAGKIIVKDYEEQPFEKHAAPAKGAMVKVVMIPMEPLVPETFILPINDEPAALPQSLMLPDKPITRQQPPPPSTSPIRKDDVQVIVCPHCGYINTVPAGRRLRFCVNCAKPLK